A window of Palaemon carinicauda isolate YSFRI2023 chromosome 27, ASM3689809v2, whole genome shotgun sequence contains these coding sequences:
- the LOC137620880 gene encoding FLYWCH-type zinc finger-containing protein 1-like — MEFIKTNKGGKKLVHDGYIYVIDKQKEEKIYWRCEKRGLCSGRLVSNGEGISVSQEHCHPPDLMRKEVLKVKEELQEKASESEEITSSIVNKCTQNIPWEVAGALPKKESLSRTVKRVRNSRNGDEDLTVTTRGENFLQYS, encoded by the coding sequence atggagtttatcaaaacaaataaaggaGGTAAGAAGCTTGTGCACGATGGATACATTTACGTGATCGATaagcagaaagaagaaaaaatatattggagatgCGAGAAACGGGGACTTTGCAGTGGAAGACTTGttagcaatggtgaagggatatcagTATCTCAAGAACACTGCCATCCTCCAGATTTAATGCGAAAAGAGGTGCTCAAAGTAAAAGAAGAGTTGCAAGAAAAAGCTAGTGAGTCGGAAGAAATTACTTCCTCGATAGTGAACAAATGTACTCAAAATATTCCTTGGGAAGTAGCCGGAGCTTTACCGAAAAAGGAATCACTTTCACGTACTGTGAAGAGAGTACGTAATTCTCGAAACGGTGATGAAGATTTAACTGTTACAACGAGAGGGGAAAACTTTTTACAGTACAGTTAA